GGGAGCAGGCCCGTGCGCTTGGGGCACAAATGGTCATTACCCACCATCCCCTCTACTTGCGCGGAACCTCTTTTGTGTCCGAGGACGATGCGAAGGGGCGCTTGATCGCGGGCCTGATCAGGTCCAACATTGCTCTGCTTAATGCACACACGAATGCCGATGTGGCGCGCGGTGGTGTTGCTCAAGCACTTGCTGACCTGGTTGGAATTGTTGAAACCGTCCCGATGGTTCCAGTGGCCGATGACCCGACGGTTGGTTTGGGCCGCATTGGTAGGCTCCCGTCACCCATGCGCCTCGGGGACTTTGCGGACGTGGTTGCGAGCGCGCTGCCCGCTGGCCCAAATGGCATCCTGGTGGGCGGGGATCCCGACCGCCTGGTGACTTCCGTGGCGGTTTCGGGAGGCTCAGGGGATTCATTCCTCGCGTTAGCAGGTGATTTGGGGGCGGATGCGTATGTCACGGCTGACCTGCGTCACCATCCGGCCTCTGAACACTTGGAAGAGGGTGGGCCTGCACTGATCTGTGGATCTCACTGGGCTACGGAATGGCCGTGGCTTCCCGTCCTCGCACGTCAACTTGTAGATCGGGCGGCAGCCGAGGGGGAGCAACTGGAAGTTGTGGTCTCCCAAATCTGTACTGAACCATGGTTCGA
This genomic stretch from Schaalia sp. JY-X169 harbors:
- a CDS encoding Nif3-like dinuclear metal center hexameric protein, whose translation is MLEVGTVAGWMQEWYPPATAEAWDRVGLISGSRTTPVTRVLLAVDPVEAVGEQARALGAQMVITHHPLYLRGTSFVSEDDAKGRLIAGLIRSNIALLNAHTNADVARGGVAQALADLVGIVETVPMVPVADDPTVGLGRIGRLPSPMRLGDFADVVASALPAGPNGILVGGDPDRLVTSVAVSGGSGDSFLALAGDLGADAYVTADLRHHPASEHLEEGGPALICGSHWATEWPWLPVLARQLVDRAAAEGEQLEVVVSQICTEPWFEHLATTGSTQDLVTMPNEGAPA